The Euwallacea similis isolate ESF13 chromosome 7, ESF131.1, whole genome shotgun sequence genome has a window encoding:
- the RNaseX25 gene encoding ribonuclease Oy, whose protein sequence is MRRILLLVIFHLIAFSHQGKIESYKNGPKPTPYHDWDYMVYSQRWPNTACAEWEESKTGNTCNLPQDKTLWTIHGLWPTKIGQLGPFFCPSAIHFDPDDLKPMLNDLSTYWINVEANTRNDSFWAHEWKKHGSCASILPALDSVTNYFKVGLQLNREFDLASLLAVGGVIPGMNSYNVSLIYNLIKNATTKNPDIQCVLDKKSKESLLSEIRICFDKSFNVIDCNESSSTDLGTNTNCNLQKPVWYINNVSVYNARREYDNDFNQQRRYIWLYFFLRSLIWITL, encoded by the exons ATGCGTCGAATATTGCTGCTTGTGATCTTCCACCTTATTGCTTTCTCTCATCAAGG GAAAATTGAATCATACAAAAATGGACCTAAACCAACTCCTTACCATGATTGGGATTACATGGTTTACTCACAACGATGGCCAAACACCGCATGTGCCGAATGGGAAGAAAGTAAAACTGGCAACACCTGTAACTTACCTCAAGATAAAACATTGTGGACCATCCATGGACTATGGCCAACCAAAATAG GCCAATTGGGACCTTTCTTCTGTCCTTCGGCAATACATTTCGATCCCGATGATCTAAAACCAATGCTCAACGACCTAAGCACCTACTGGATTAACGTGGAAGCCAACACAAGGAACGATTCATTTTGGGCCCACGAATGGAAAAAGCATGGCTCTTGTGCCTCGATTTTGCCCGCATTGGACAGTGTtaccaattattttaaagtggGTCTACAATTAAATAGGGAATTTGATTTAGCTAGTCTCCTAGCCGTAGGCGGGGTGATACCTGGTATGAACAGCTACAACGTTagtttaatttacaatttgaTCAAGAACGCGACTACTAAGAACCCGGATATCCAATGCGTTCTTGACAAAAAGTCTAAGGAGTCCCTTCTAAGTGAAATAAGGATTTGTTTCGATAAGAGCTTTAATGTTATTg attgcAATGAGTCATCTTCCACCGATTTGGGAACGAATACCAACTGCAACCTACAAAAGCCGGTATGGTATATAAACAACGTATCCGTCTACAACGCTCGCAGAGAATATGATAACGATTTTAATCAGCAAAGACGGTATATTTGGTTGTATTTCTTCTTGCGCAGTTTAATTTGGATTACTCTATGA
- the LOC136409844 gene encoding uncharacterized protein, translating to MNIKGNVAVFPLTFHGRPKLKKKKQKKTMGIVPMWPISSLASLSGAKKHGGECLLGEEQLNCHFQPQAWKVLAIFSAYKLIVTKLDMVLRVARLFFDLSEAFNTINSNNLLERLSNYHICGFCVDLLKSHLCKREQTVCIIKRGGNWSPALLHF from the exons ATGAATATCAAAGGAAACGTCGCCGTGTTTCCTTTAACATTCCATGGCCGtcctaaattgaaaaaaaaaaaacaaaaaaaaacaatgggGATAGTGCCGATGTGGCCGATTAGCTCGTTGGCTAG TTTATCCGGAGCTAAAAAACATGGTGGCGAATGTCTTTTGGGAGAGGAACAGCTTAACTGCCATTTCCAG CCTCAAGCCTGGAAGGTCCTGGCAATATTTAGTGCCTACAAATTAATTGTTACAAAACTAGATATGGTCTTGAGGGTCGCTAGGCTATTTTTCGATCTGTCTGAAGCTTTCAACACAATAAATAGCAACAACTTGTTAGAGCGTCTTTCCAATTATCACATATGTGGTTTCTGTGTTGATCTACTGAAGTCTCACCTTTGCAAAAGAGAGCAAACCGTTTGTATAATCAAAAGGGGAGGGAACTGGTCGCCCGCATTACTCCATTTTTAA
- the CtBP gene encoding C-terminal-binding protein isoform X3, with translation MDRRKMLAKRPRFEPRGPIANGPMQARPLVALLDGRDCSIEMPILKDVATVAFCDAQSTSEIHEKVLNEAVGALMWHTIILTKEDLEKFKTLRIIVRIGSGVDNIDVKAAGELGIAVCNVPGYGVEEVADTTLCLILNLYRRTYWLANMVREGKKFTGPEQVREAAQGCARIRGDTLGIVGLGRIGSAVALRAKAFGFNVIFYDPYLPDGIEKSLGLTRVYTLQDLLFQSDCVSLHCTLNEHNHHLINEFTIKQMRPGAFLVNTARGGLVDDDALAQALKQGRIRAAALDVHENEPYNIFTGPLKDAPNVLSTPHAAFYSDASATELREMAASEIRRAIMGRIPECLRNCVNKEYFMGPGQYPEGTVSPAGVNGGYYQSSGGGALPVQQAHSTTPHEAPPHAVAPTPPTPQPTAAPVGPPPVQVPPHALLGLFS, from the exons ATGGACAGACGTAAAATGTTGGCAAAAAGGCCGAGGTTTGAACCGCGAGGACCCATTGCAAATGGCCCTATGCAAGCTCGTCCTTTGGTGGCCCTGCTCGACGGTAGGGACTGTTCAATAGAAATGCCCATACTAAAGGATGTAGCTACAGTGGCCTTTTGTGATGCACAAAGTACAAGTGAAATACACGAAAAG gTATTAAATGAAGCAGTTGGTGCCTTAATGTGGCATACGATAATTCTAACTAAGGAAGACCTTGAAAAGTTCAAAACTTTACGCATAATCGTACGCATAGGAAGCGGCGTTGACAATATTGATGTAAAGGCAGCAGGAGAATTGGGCATTGCAGTGTGCAATGTTCCTGGTTATGGAGTCGAGGAAGTAGCTGACACCACATtatgtttaatattaaacttATACAGGCGGACATACTGGCTGGCTAATATGGTGAGAGAAGGAAAGAAATTTACTGGACCAGAACAA GTAAGAGAAGCAGCCCAAGGATGTGCCAGGATACGTGGTGATACATTGGGCATCGTAGGATTAGGTCGGATTGGTTCTGCGGTGGCTCTTCGAGCCAAAGCGTTCGGATTCAATGTCATCTTCTATGATCCCTATTTGCCTGATGGCATTGAGAAAAGCCTCGGCCTGACGAGAGTATACACACTGCAAGATCTATTGTTCCAATCGGATTGTGTGTCATTACACTGTACTTTAAATGAACACAACCATCATCTGATTAATGAATTCACCATTAAGCAGATGAGGCCTGGGGCATTTCTTGTAAATACGG CTAGAGGAGGTTTGGTGGACGACGACGCTTTAGCACAGGCTCTGAAACAGGGGAGAATCCGTGCTGCTGCGTTAGATGTTCACGAAAACGAACCCTACAATATATTCACGGGTCCGTTAAAAGACGCACCGAACGTATTGAGCACTCCACACGCGGCGTTTTACAGCGACGCCAGCGCCACGGAATTGCGCGAAATGGCGGCGAGCGAAATTAGGCGAGCCATTATGGGAAGGATACCAGAATGTCTTCGGAATTGTGTCAACAAAGAGTACTTCATGGGACCGGGTCAATACCCTGAAGGTACAg TTTCGCCCGCTGGTGTAAACGGTGGTTATTACCAGAGCAGCGGTGGCGGCGCTCTTCCAGTGCAACAAGCTCATTCTACAACGCCGCATGAGGCGCCGCCCCACGCAGTGGCCCCCACCCCCCCAACGCCACAGCCGACCGCCGCCCCCGTTGGTCCGCCGCCAGTTCAGGTACCGCCCCACGCTCTG TTGGGGCTTTTTAGTTAG
- the CtBP gene encoding C-terminal-binding protein isoform X2 yields the protein MDRRKMLAKRPRFEPRGPIANGPMQARPLVALLDGRDCSIEMPILKDVATVAFCDAQSTSEIHEKVLNEAVGALMWHTIILTKEDLEKFKTLRIIVRIGSGVDNIDVKAAGELGIAVCNVPGYGVEEVADTTLCLILNLYRRTYWLANMVREGKKFTGPEQVREAAQGCARIRGDTLGIVGLGRIGSAVALRAKAFGFNVIFYDPYLPDGIEKSLGLTRVYTLQDLLFQSDCVSLHCTLNEHNHHLINEFTIKQMRPGAFLVNTARGGLVDDDALAQALKQGRIRAAALDVHENEPYNIFTGPLKDAPNVLSTPHAAFYSDASATELREMAASEIRRAIMGRIPECLRNCVNKEYFMGPGQYPEVSPAGVNGGYYQSSGGGALPVQQAHSTTPHEAPPHAVAPTPPTPQPTAAPVGPPPVQVPPHALPLSTPEAAANHHAPKPEPSEVH from the exons ATGGACAGACGTAAAATGTTGGCAAAAAGGCCGAGGTTTGAACCGCGAGGACCCATTGCAAATGGCCCTATGCAAGCTCGTCCTTTGGTGGCCCTGCTCGACGGTAGGGACTGTTCAATAGAAATGCCCATACTAAAGGATGTAGCTACAGTGGCCTTTTGTGATGCACAAAGTACAAGTGAAATACACGAAAAG gTATTAAATGAAGCAGTTGGTGCCTTAATGTGGCATACGATAATTCTAACTAAGGAAGACCTTGAAAAGTTCAAAACTTTACGCATAATCGTACGCATAGGAAGCGGCGTTGACAATATTGATGTAAAGGCAGCAGGAGAATTGGGCATTGCAGTGTGCAATGTTCCTGGTTATGGAGTCGAGGAAGTAGCTGACACCACATtatgtttaatattaaacttATACAGGCGGACATACTGGCTGGCTAATATGGTGAGAGAAGGAAAGAAATTTACTGGACCAGAACAA GTAAGAGAAGCAGCCCAAGGATGTGCCAGGATACGTGGTGATACATTGGGCATCGTAGGATTAGGTCGGATTGGTTCTGCGGTGGCTCTTCGAGCCAAAGCGTTCGGATTCAATGTCATCTTCTATGATCCCTATTTGCCTGATGGCATTGAGAAAAGCCTCGGCCTGACGAGAGTATACACACTGCAAGATCTATTGTTCCAATCGGATTGTGTGTCATTACACTGTACTTTAAATGAACACAACCATCATCTGATTAATGAATTCACCATTAAGCAGATGAGGCCTGGGGCATTTCTTGTAAATACGG CTAGAGGAGGTTTGGTGGACGACGACGCTTTAGCACAGGCTCTGAAACAGGGGAGAATCCGTGCTGCTGCGTTAGATGTTCACGAAAACGAACCCTACAATATATTCACGGGTCCGTTAAAAGACGCACCGAACGTATTGAGCACTCCACACGCGGCGTTTTACAGCGACGCCAGCGCCACGGAATTGCGCGAAATGGCGGCGAGCGAAATTAGGCGAGCCATTATGGGAAGGATACCAGAATGTCTTCGGAATTGTGTCAACAAAGAGTACTTCATGGGACCGGGTCAATACCCTGAAG TTTCGCCCGCTGGTGTAAACGGTGGTTATTACCAGAGCAGCGGTGGCGGCGCTCTTCCAGTGCAACAAGCTCATTCTACAACGCCGCATGAGGCGCCGCCCCACGCAGTGGCCCCCACCCCCCCAACGCCACAGCCGACCGCCGCCCCCGTTGGTCCGCCGCCAGTTCAGGTACCGCCCCACGCTCTG CCACTAAGTACTCCAGAAGCGGCGGCGAATCACCACGCACCCAAGCCGGAGCCGTCAGAAGTCCACTAA
- the CtBP gene encoding C-terminal-binding protein isoform X1, producing MDRRKMLAKRPRFEPRGPIANGPMQARPLVALLDGRDCSIEMPILKDVATVAFCDAQSTSEIHEKVLNEAVGALMWHTIILTKEDLEKFKTLRIIVRIGSGVDNIDVKAAGELGIAVCNVPGYGVEEVADTTLCLILNLYRRTYWLANMVREGKKFTGPEQVREAAQGCARIRGDTLGIVGLGRIGSAVALRAKAFGFNVIFYDPYLPDGIEKSLGLTRVYTLQDLLFQSDCVSLHCTLNEHNHHLINEFTIKQMRPGAFLVNTARGGLVDDDALAQALKQGRIRAAALDVHENEPYNIFTGPLKDAPNVLSTPHAAFYSDASATELREMAASEIRRAIMGRIPECLRNCVNKEYFMGPGQYPEGTVSPAGVNGGYYQSSGGGALPVQQAHSTTPHEAPPHAVAPTPPTPQPTAAPVGPPPVQVPPHALPLSTPEAAANHHAPKPEPSEVH from the exons ATGGACAGACGTAAAATGTTGGCAAAAAGGCCGAGGTTTGAACCGCGAGGACCCATTGCAAATGGCCCTATGCAAGCTCGTCCTTTGGTGGCCCTGCTCGACGGTAGGGACTGTTCAATAGAAATGCCCATACTAAAGGATGTAGCTACAGTGGCCTTTTGTGATGCACAAAGTACAAGTGAAATACACGAAAAG gTATTAAATGAAGCAGTTGGTGCCTTAATGTGGCATACGATAATTCTAACTAAGGAAGACCTTGAAAAGTTCAAAACTTTACGCATAATCGTACGCATAGGAAGCGGCGTTGACAATATTGATGTAAAGGCAGCAGGAGAATTGGGCATTGCAGTGTGCAATGTTCCTGGTTATGGAGTCGAGGAAGTAGCTGACACCACATtatgtttaatattaaacttATACAGGCGGACATACTGGCTGGCTAATATGGTGAGAGAAGGAAAGAAATTTACTGGACCAGAACAA GTAAGAGAAGCAGCCCAAGGATGTGCCAGGATACGTGGTGATACATTGGGCATCGTAGGATTAGGTCGGATTGGTTCTGCGGTGGCTCTTCGAGCCAAAGCGTTCGGATTCAATGTCATCTTCTATGATCCCTATTTGCCTGATGGCATTGAGAAAAGCCTCGGCCTGACGAGAGTATACACACTGCAAGATCTATTGTTCCAATCGGATTGTGTGTCATTACACTGTACTTTAAATGAACACAACCATCATCTGATTAATGAATTCACCATTAAGCAGATGAGGCCTGGGGCATTTCTTGTAAATACGG CTAGAGGAGGTTTGGTGGACGACGACGCTTTAGCACAGGCTCTGAAACAGGGGAGAATCCGTGCTGCTGCGTTAGATGTTCACGAAAACGAACCCTACAATATATTCACGGGTCCGTTAAAAGACGCACCGAACGTATTGAGCACTCCACACGCGGCGTTTTACAGCGACGCCAGCGCCACGGAATTGCGCGAAATGGCGGCGAGCGAAATTAGGCGAGCCATTATGGGAAGGATACCAGAATGTCTTCGGAATTGTGTCAACAAAGAGTACTTCATGGGACCGGGTCAATACCCTGAAGGTACAg TTTCGCCCGCTGGTGTAAACGGTGGTTATTACCAGAGCAGCGGTGGCGGCGCTCTTCCAGTGCAACAAGCTCATTCTACAACGCCGCATGAGGCGCCGCCCCACGCAGTGGCCCCCACCCCCCCAACGCCACAGCCGACCGCCGCCCCCGTTGGTCCGCCGCCAGTTCAGGTACCGCCCCACGCTCTG CCACTAAGTACTCCAGAAGCGGCGGCGAATCACCACGCACCCAAGCCGGAGCCGTCAGAAGTCCACTAA